From the genome of Spodoptera frugiperda isolate SF20-4 chromosome 23, AGI-APGP_CSIRO_Sfru_2.0, whole genome shotgun sequence, one region includes:
- the LOC118267182 gene encoding uncharacterized protein LOC118267182 isoform X2, whose translation MWNLCSFWETLTRTQSSMQVIPERANVTFSNPKYVANLTLNIRRYSRKSAYYINLMGINKQTWTNNITVDIRINQYLHNEYRPSFVGGQMKYCDLINKEPFIGGALKNSGLICPLPVGYHSVMNITAPTENFPNVFPFEKGRIDFVVTLSSTGEGVLNAFLEVRFKQT comes from the exons AGCAGCATGCAAGTGATTCCTGAGAGGGCGAATGTGACATTCTCGAACCCCAAATACGTAGCCAATCTGACATTAAACATTCGGCGGTACAGCAGGAAGTCTGCCTACTACATCAACTTGATGGGCATTAACAAGCAAACCTGGACTAACAATATTACg GTCGATATTAGAATCAACCAGTACTTGCACAATGAGTACCGGCCCTCATTCGTGGGCGGCCAAATGAAGTACTGCGACCTCATCAATAAGGAGCCCTTCATTGGCGGCGCTTTGAAGAACTCGGGCTTGATATGTCCCTTGCCTGTT GGCTATCACTCTGTAATGAACATCACGGCGCCGACTGAAAACTTCCCCAATGTGTTTCCCTTCGAGAAGGGCCGCATAGATTTCGTAGTGACCCTGAGCAGCACGGGCGAGGGAGTGTTAAATGCTTTCCTCGAAGTTAGGTTCAagcaaacataa
- the LOC118267182 gene encoding uncharacterized protein LOC118267182 isoform X1, producing MFPHNVLLLFSCFILNIKIITSSMQVIPERANVTFSNPKYVANLTLNIRRYSRKSAYYINLMGINKQTWTNNITVDIRINQYLHNEYRPSFVGGQMKYCDLINKEPFIGGALKNSGLICPLPVGYHSVMNITAPTENFPNVFPFEKGRIDFVVTLSSTGEGVLNAFLEVRFKQT from the exons ATGTTTCCTCATAATGTTCTGCTATTATTTTCGTGTTTTAtccttaatattaaaataattaca AGCAGCATGCAAGTGATTCCTGAGAGGGCGAATGTGACATTCTCGAACCCCAAATACGTAGCCAATCTGACATTAAACATTCGGCGGTACAGCAGGAAGTCTGCCTACTACATCAACTTGATGGGCATTAACAAGCAAACCTGGACTAACAATATTACg GTCGATATTAGAATCAACCAGTACTTGCACAATGAGTACCGGCCCTCATTCGTGGGCGGCCAAATGAAGTACTGCGACCTCATCAATAAGGAGCCCTTCATTGGCGGCGCTTTGAAGAACTCGGGCTTGATATGTCCCTTGCCTGTT GGCTATCACTCTGTAATGAACATCACGGCGCCGACTGAAAACTTCCCCAATGTGTTTCCCTTCGAGAAGGGCCGCATAGATTTCGTAGTGACCCTGAGCAGCACGGGCGAGGGAGTGTTAAATGCTTTCCTCGAAGTTAGGTTCAagcaaacataa